In one window of Planctomycetota bacterium DNA:
- a CDS encoding zinc ribbon domain-containing protein, with product MALIKCNECGQDISDKADFCLKCGKPMEHHSESEEAGDTGIADTVDAFGGLLNSAGAQAVSNQYFTYKNKQLEIEKIVKEQENQTTKKYFFWRWSFTLILSAITFGTIGILGYQKLIDNYVVGTLLGTVVGYLFGQTGKQK from the coding sequence ATGGCACTGATAAAATGTAATGAATGCGGACAAGACATATCGGACAAGGCAGATTTTTGTCTCAAGTGTGGCAAGCCTATGGAACATCATAGCGAATCTGAAGAAGCAGGAGACACCGGTATAGCTGACACAGTAGATGCATTTGGTGGTTTACTAAATAGTGCGGGTGCCCAAGCAGTCAGTAATCAATATTTCACTTACAAAAATAAGCAACTGGAAATAGAAAAAATCGTTAAAGAGCAAGAGAACCAGACAACCAAAAAATACTTTTTCTGGCGTTGGAGTTTTACGTTAATATTGTCAGCAATAACTTTTGGTACTATCGGAATTTTAGGTTATCAAAAACTGATTGACAACTATGTAGTTGGAACGCTTCTAGGAACAGTGGTTGGTTATCTCTTCGGTCAAACAGGCAAGCAAAAATGA
- a CDS encoding trypsin-like peptidase domain-containing protein has translation MIKRLVVYGLLAIALALSVERGAYRVDDTTEIVIVKAPDKNRNPYQTEYEKLLYPAVKISAGWSTGTGVAIDDYILTAAHVVEDESTVTIETNDRVLTATVVITDTLKDLALLRPSQSLTYKARLAQKDYTAYVFTPVYVVGCSLGLNPRPSNGIISVVESDHWEMTAPVLPGNSGGPVYDAQTYEVIGIAVWVKVYNGQLVTTMAGVVPIGEIYKFLEQNNIR, from the coding sequence ATGATAAAGAGATTGGTTGTTTATGGGTTGCTGGCGATTGCCTTAGCGTTGAGCGTAGAGCGTGGAGCGTATAGGGTAGATGACACCACGGAAATAGTAATAGTCAAAGCGCCGGATAAGAACCGTAATCCATACCAAACTGAGTATGAAAAACTTCTATATCCGGCTGTAAAAATATCAGCCGGGTGGTCTACTGGAACGGGCGTTGCGATTGATGATTACATCCTGACGGCTGCGCATGTCGTAGAAGACGAAAGCACGGTAACGATTGAAACCAATGACCGGGTTTTGACCGCGACCGTGGTTATCACCGATACCCTAAAAGACCTGGCCTTGCTCAGGCCGTCACAATCACTTACATATAAAGCCCGGCTGGCGCAGAAGGATTATACCGCCTATGTTTTTACGCCGGTATATGTAGTTGGCTGCTCTTTGGGTTTAAATCCCAGACCATCCAATGGAATCATTTCTGTGGTTGAGTCAGACCATTGGGAAATGACTGCACCGGTTTTGCCCGGTAACTCGGGAGGACCCGTTTACGATGCGCAGACCTATGAGGTAATAGGAATCGCGGTTTGGGTGAAGGTTTACAATGGGCAACTGGTTACAACTATGGCCGGTGTTGTCCCGATAGGAGAAATTTATAAATTTTTGGAGCAGAATAACATAAGGTAA
- a CDS encoding DUF4263 domain-containing protein produces MPKQKRRRRQRYIPYEIMTNKIRFNINSKMKLSNFIKRVYLDDFKKLPSGFNKEGFIGYFVGKVLFKIINKLGKKVEFHILREDKTYLKHLVTKVKIFLGYNELSSIAKQLRLFNRSKNKSSNDLIQSYLYSYFPRYFKESEIKYDSSYKEDQLSGILKKKSVLKNLSKSDVEELADFYPRFWESNRLKLSRIKRLIITKQTKNREESVYLNDIIKEFEQKLNAQTQDEHKWQEFLRDYILLFNTNYVGVLPKKNISLKGDYPDFLLINVYGYLDIYEIKRPNTPLLSLDKSRNNYYWTPEIAKAISQVENYIEEIQENKNVLINNVRDKTGVNIRVIKPRGYIIAGTNSQLIGSEKRDDFQMLNGSLKNIEIILYDDFLNNLKNLLKRLRGDRITDETKTIN; encoded by the coding sequence ATGCCGAAACAAAAGCGAAGAAGAAGGCAACGATATATTCCTTATGAAATAATGACTAATAAAATTAGATTCAATATAAACAGTAAAATGAAACTATCTAATTTTATCAAAAGAGTATATTTAGATGATTTTAAGAAATTACCATCTGGTTTTAATAAAGAAGGTTTTATAGGGTATTTTGTAGGGAAGGTTTTATTTAAGATTATAAATAAACTTGGGAAAAAGGTTGAATTTCATATTTTAAGAGAAGATAAAACTTATCTAAAACACCTTGTTACTAAAGTAAAAATATTTCTTGGGTATAATGAATTGTCATCTATTGCGAAACAATTACGCCTGTTCAATAGAAGCAAGAATAAAAGTTCAAACGACTTAATTCAATCTTATTTATATTCATATTTCCCGCGATACTTTAAAGAGTCTGAAATAAAATATGATTCATCTTATAAAGAAGACCAACTTTCAGGGATTTTAAAGAAGAAAAGTGTTCTTAAAAATCTATCTAAATCAGACGTGGAAGAACTGGCCGATTTTTATCCTAGATTTTGGGAGAGTAACCGTTTAAAACTAAGTAGAATTAAACGATTGATTATTACGAAACAAACTAAAAATAGAGAAGAATCCGTCTACTTGAACGATATTATTAAAGAATTTGAACAGAAACTAAATGCTCAAACTCAAGATGAACACAAATGGCAAGAATTTCTGAGGGATTATATTTTACTGTTTAATACTAATTATGTTGGAGTTCTGCCGAAAAAGAATATTTCGCTAAAAGGTGATTATCCTGATTTCTTGCTTATTAATGTTTATGGTTATTTAGATATATATGAAATTAAAAGACCCAATACGCCACTATTAAGCTTAGATAAAAGCCGTAATAATTATTATTGGACCCCGGAGATTGCCAAGGCAATTTCTCAGGTTGAGAACTATATTGAAGAAATTCAAGAAAATAAAAATGTTCTCATAAATAATGTTAGAGATAAAACAGGCGTAAACATAAGGGTTATAAAACCTCGGGGTTATATTATAGCCGGTACAAATTCTCAGCTAATCGGTTCAGAGAAGAGAGATGATTTCCAAATGCTTAATGGCTCACTAAAAAATATAGAAATTATTTTATATGACGATTTTCTCAATAACTTAAAGAATCTCCTTAAACGTTTAAGAGGGGATAGAATAACAGATGAAACAAAGACTATTAATTAG
- a CDS encoding phospholipase D family protein translates to MKLKWLLVLGLVGLLGFGGLMSLYPGEQQDVAKHTAKDIQIYFSPKGGCTEAIVKEINAAKEIICVQAYSFTSEPIAQALVDATRRGVLVEVILDKSQRSERYSQANMVYQANISTLIDARHAIAHNKIILLDSKVIITGSFNFSKNAEENNAENLLIIKDHPDLVKQYEANYFKHREHSEEYLTKNADTPPATKPPEAKDDSGTKKGDTEEVTVYITRTGSKYHRSECQHLAKSKIPIKLKDAKAKGYEPCKVCKPPE, encoded by the coding sequence ATGAAACTTAAATGGTTATTGGTTTTGGGATTGGTGGGGTTGCTTGGTTTCGGGGGCTTGATGTCCCTATATCCGGGCGAACAGCAGGATGTGGCTAAACATACTGCAAAGGATATTCAGATCTATTTCTCACCCAAAGGCGGATGCACCGAGGCGATAGTCAAGGAAATTAATGCCGCCAAGGAAATCATCTGTGTCCAGGCGTATTCATTCACTTCTGAACCCATCGCCCAGGCCCTGGTAGATGCGACCAGACGAGGGGTTCTGGTAGAGGTTATCCTGGACAAAAGCCAGAGGTCTGAAAGATACTCCCAGGCGAATATGGTTTACCAGGCCAATATCTCGACCCTGATTGATGCCAGGCACGCCATAGCCCACAATAAAATAATACTTCTGGACAGCAAGGTGATAATCACGGGCAGTTTTAATTTCAGCAAGAACGCCGAGGAGAACAATGCCGAAAACCTGCTGATAATCAAAGACCATCCGGACCTGGTCAAACAATATGAGGCAAACTATTTCAAGCACAGGGAACACTCGGAAGAATATCTGACAAAGAATGCCGATACCCCGCCGGCAACCAAACCGCCGGAGGCAAAGGACGATTCCGGCACGAAAAAAGGTGACACGGAAGAAGTAACAGTGTATATAACCAGGACTGGGAGCAAATACCATCGGTCTGAGTGTCAGCATCTAGCGAAGTCAAAGATTCCCATAAAACTAAAAGACGCCAAGGCAAAAGGATACGAACCTTGTAAGGTGTGTAAACCACCGGAATAG
- a CDS encoding nucleotidyltransferase, which yields MTSQQYLEEILAKYNLTENDISGIQKRRKEIEDLLRYSYGSKISRVYYSGSYAKGTAINLKYDVDLCVYFKGDAFYTLQDMYNQVFASLRSLNPRKQIVSIRISNDKESVDIVPAREISNNSADANLFVTTTGSSIKTNIELHKDYVSKAKCRPIIKLMKIWKYRHSIHFKSFALELLIIKALDNSRTEDYGELMLQALRYTKENVELVKLIDPANSNNIVSDLITSSDKLTMKNNANASLEKTRWEDIVW from the coding sequence ATGACTTCTCAACAATATTTAGAGGAAATACTGGCAAAGTATAATCTTACTGAAAATGACATTAGCGGAATCCAGAAACGAAGAAAAGAAATAGAAGATCTGTTAAGGTATAGCTATGGTTCAAAAATTAGCAGAGTATATTACTCTGGTTCTTATGCTAAAGGAACAGCAATTAATTTAAAATATGATGTGGATTTATGTGTTTATTTTAAAGGCGATGCTTTTTATACATTACAGGATATGTACAATCAAGTATTTGCAAGTCTACGCAGTCTAAACCCACGCAAACAAATTGTCTCAATTAGAATTTCCAATGATAAGGAAAGCGTTGATATTGTTCCGGCGCGGGAGATATCAAATAATTCTGCGGACGCAAATCTTTTTGTTACCACTACGGGCAGTTCAATTAAAACTAATATTGAATTGCATAAGGATTATGTAAGCAAAGCAAAATGTAGGCCTATTATTAAACTAATGAAAATCTGGAAATACCGTCATTCGATACACTTTAAATCGTTCGCTTTAGAACTTTTAATCATAAAAGCCCTTGATAATTCCCGCACCGAAGATTATGGGGAACTAATGCTGCAGGCTTTGAGATATACTAAAGAAAATGTTGAATTGGTAAAACTGATTGACCCGGCAAACAGTAATAATATTGTATCTGATTTAATAACATCATCGGATAAATTGACCATGAAAAATAACGCCAATGCGAGTCTTGAGAAAACTCGCTGGGAAGATATTGTTTGGTAG
- a CDS encoding nucleotidyltransferase translates to MTADEYVGSIISKYKMIPLVSSLVASNVRQLISPMIREWGGVYLLDISLSGSCAKGTAVKGSTDVDLFISLSSNTPGTLKDIYDNLYDYLEGKRYSPRRQNVSIGIKHSTLSVDLIPARKQSGNTNNHSLWKNKKKTWTQTNIQRHIDKVKNSDRIDEIVATKIWRNLNGLDFPSFYLELSVLNALYNKNIGQIANNFLTVLQYLKDDLTGTQVVDPANSANIISDDLTLLEKLKISNAAGNSLLSANWGRIIY, encoded by the coding sequence ATGACCGCAGATGAATATGTTGGATCTATTATATCTAAATATAAAATGATTCCATTAGTTAGTTCATTAGTAGCATCTAATGTGCGACAATTAATTTCTCCCATGATTCGTGAGTGGGGAGGTGTATATTTACTGGATATTTCTCTTTCCGGATCTTGCGCCAAAGGAACTGCCGTTAAAGGTTCAACTGACGTTGATTTATTTATCTCTCTCAGTTCGAATACACCAGGGACATTAAAAGATATTTACGATAATTTATATGATTATCTAGAGGGAAAGCGGTATTCTCCTCGTCGCCAGAATGTTTCTATTGGCATTAAACATTCTACTCTTTCAGTTGATTTGATTCCTGCAAGGAAGCAATCAGGTAATACAAATAACCATAGTCTATGGAAAAATAAGAAAAAGACATGGACGCAAACAAATATTCAGCGACATATTGATAAAGTTAAAAATTCTGATAGAATTGATGAGATAGTAGCGACAAAAATTTGGCGTAATTTAAATGGACTAGATTTCCCCTCGTTTTATTTGGAGTTATCAGTGCTAAATGCTCTTTATAATAAAAATATAGGCCAAATAGCTAATAATTTTCTTACTGTATTACAATATCTTAAAGATGACTTAACTGGTACTCAAGTGGTTGATCCTGCAAATAGTGCCAATATAATTTCTGACGATTTAACATTGTTAGAAAAATTAAAAATTTCAAATGCAGCAGGTAATAGCCTTTTGAGTGCTAATTGGGGTAGAATTATTTATTAA